A region from the Ciconia boyciana chromosome 1, ASM3463844v1, whole genome shotgun sequence genome encodes:
- the KCTD4 gene encoding BTB/POZ domain-containing protein KCTD4 — translation MERKINRREKECEEKHSNSEGSEQDKDYKTSLITLNVGGYLYITQKQTLTKYPDSFLEGIINGKIMCPFDADGHYFIDRDGLLFRHILNFLRNGELLLPEGFRENQLLAQEADFFQLKVLSDAVKSRWEKEQLASRETTFLEITDSHDRSQGLRIFCNAPDFIAKIKSRIVLVSKSRLDGFPEEFSVSSNIIQFKYFIKSENGTRLVLKEDNTFVCTLETLKFEAIMTALKCGFRLLTSLDCSKGSIVHSDALHFIK, via the coding sequence atggagagaaaaataaacagaagagagaaggaatgcgaagaaaaacacagcaactCTGAAGGCTCCGAGCAAGACAAGGACTATAAAACGTCTCTGATTACTCTGAATGTTGGTGGGTATCTATATATCACACAAAAACAGACACTAACCAAGTATCCAGATTCTTTTCTGGAAGGGatcataaatggaaaaataatgtgCCCATTTGATGCAGACGGTCATTACTTCATAGACAGAGATGGACTCCTTTTCAGACACATTCTCAACTTCCTACGAAATGGAGAACTTCTGCTACCAGAAGGGTTTCGAGAAAATCAACTTTTGGCAcaagaagcagattttttccAGCTTAAGGTACTCTCGGATGCAGTGAAATCAAGGTGGGAGAAGGAACAGCTAGCATCTCGAGAGACTACTTTCCTGGAAATAACCGACAGCCACGATCGTTCACAAGGACTTAGAATTTTTTGTAATGCTCCTGAtttcattgcaaaaataaaatccagaattGTACTGGTGTCCAAAAGCAGGCTGGACGGATTTCCGGAGGAGTTTTCGGTATCTTCAAACATTATTCAATTCAAGTACTTCATAAAGTCTGAAAACGGTACACGACTGGTACTGAAGGAGGACAACACCTTTGTCTGCACCCTGGAAACTCTTAAGTTTGAGGCTATAATGACGGCTTTAAAGTGTGGATTTAGACTGCTGACCAGTCTGGATTGTTCAAAAGGGTCAATTGTTCACAGTGATGCACTTCATTTTATCAAGTAA